One Solanum lycopersicum chromosome 2, SLM_r2.1 genomic region harbors:
- the LOC101260692 gene encoding leucine--tRNA ligase, cytoplasmic: MAEESGRSFARRNQLLEIEKQVHNWWTEGDVFKAEPKESPPKVGEKFFGNFPFPYMNGYLHLGHAFSVSKLEFAAAYHRLKGATVLLPFAFHCTGMPIKASSDKLTREISMFGNPPVFPAREEENVETEAKVETEGNQPAPGGKFKGKKSKAVAKTGGDKYQWEIMRSYGLSDEEIAKFTDPYYWLTYFPPLAVEDLKEFGLGCDWRRVFITTDINPYFDSFVRWQMRKLKASGRIVKDLRYTVYSPLDGQPCADHDRASGEGVIPQEYTLIKMEVVSPFPPKMSALEGKKVFLAAATLRPETMYGQTNAWVLPEGKYGAFEINDTEVFVMTYRAALNLAYQRLSHIPEKPTCLVELSGQDLIGLPLRSPLAFNEIIYTLPMLSVLTDKGTGIVTSVPSDSPDDYMALHDLKSKPAFRAKFGVKDEWVMPFEIVPIINHPDFGDRSAERICIEKKIKSQNERDKLDEAKKTIYKGGFYEGIMIVGEFAGMKVQEAKGLIRSNLLESNQAVVYSEPEKKVMSRSGDECVVALTDQWYITYGESEWRKAAEECLANMNLYSDETRHGFEHTLSWLNQWACSRSFGLGTRIPWDEEFLVESLSDSTIYMAYYTVAHFLQKGDMYGNDRSSVKPEHLTDEVWEFLFCDGPFPENSYISSSLLKEMKQEFLYWYPFDLRVSGKDLIQNHLTFCIYNHTALFPKHHWPRGFRCNGHIMLNSEKMSKSTGNFRTLRQAIEEFSADATRFSLADAGDGMDDANFVFETANAAILRLTKEIAWMQEVLDAETSLRTGPPSTYADRVFANEINIAVRTTEKNYSEYMFRDALKTGFYDLQAARDEYRLSCGSGGMNRDLLWRFMDVQTRLIAPICPHYAEYAWRKLLKKDGYGIKAGWPEADLPDLSLKKANKYLQDTIVSMRKLLQKQVSGSKKGNANLTSQNKPSVGLVYVDEQYSGWKKECLGILQRKFDTSTGSFAPDKEILSELQKSEIGQQGNFKQIQKLCMPFLRFKKDEVVAVGVQALDLKLPFGEIEVLEKNSELIKRQLGLETLEILSMTDDALERAGPHAAVVKQNPPSPGNPTAIFL, from the coding sequence ATGGCAGAAGAAAGTGGCAGAAGTTTTGCCCGAAGGAACCAATTGTTGGAGATAGAGAAACAGGTTCATAACTGGTGGACTGAAGGTGATGTTTTTAAAGCTGAACCTAAAGAATCACCTCCTAAAGTGGGGGAAAAGTTCTTTGGGAATTTCCCTTTTCCTTACATGAATGGATATCTACATTTGGGTCATGCTTTTTCAGTGTCAAAACTAGAATTTGCAGCAGCATATCATAGATTGAAAGGTGCTACTGTTCTTTTGCCTTTTGCCTTTCACTGCACTGGGATGCCCATAAAGGCATCTTCGGATAAGCTTACAAGGGAGATATCAATGTTTGGGAACCCACCTGTTTTTCCGGCTAGGGAAGAGGAGAATGTTGAAACAGAAGCGAAGGTTGAGACTGAAGGAAATCAGCCTGCACCGGGTGGAAaattcaaaggaaaaaaatcaaagGCAGTTGCAAAGACGGGTGGTGATAAGTACCAGTGGGAGATAATGAGGAGTTATGGTCTGTCGGATGAGGAGATTGCCAAGTTTACAGACCCATATTACTGGCTAACATACTTTCCACCACTGGCCGTAGAGGATCTGAAGGAGTTTGGATTGGGCTGTGATTGGCGTAGGGTTTTTATTACAACTGACATTAATCCATACTTTGATTCGTTTGTGCGGTGGCAAATGCGGAAGCTGAAAGCCTCGGGAAGGATTGTTAAAGATCTCAGGTACACCGTATATTCACCCCTAGATGGTCAGCCATGTGCTGACCATGACCGTGCTTCCGGTGAAGGAGTTATACCTCAGGAGTATACCCTTATTAAGATGGAAGTTGTCTCACCCTTTCCACCAAAGATGAGTGCTCTGGAGGGGAAAAAGGTATTTCTCGCAGCAGCTACCCTGAGACCCGAGACCATGTATGGGCAAACAAATGCTTGGGTTTTGCCTGAAGGAAAATACGGGGCGTTTGAGATTAATGATACTGAGGTTTTTGTCATGACTTATAGGGCAGCTCTTAATCTAGCCTACCAAAGGTTGTCTCATATCCCTGAGAAGCCTacttgtttggttgaattatcTGGTCAAGATCTTATAGGTTTGCCTTTGAGGTCTCCCTTGgcatttaatgaaataatatacACTCTGCCcatgttatctgttcttactgATAAGGGCACTGGAATTGTAACTAGTGTTCCCAGTGATTCCCCAGATGATTATATGGCCCTCCATGATTTGAAGTCAAAGCCAGCTTTCAGGGCCAAATTTGGTGTAAAGGATGAGTGGGTCATGCCGTTTGAGATAGTTCCGATCATTAACCATCCAGATTTTGGAGACAGGTCAGCTGAGAGGATTtgcattgaaaaaaaaatcaagagtcAAAATGAGAGAGATAAGCTTGATGAGGCAAAGAAAACAATTTACAAGGGCGGGTTTTATGAGGGaatcatgattgttggagaaTTCGCTGGTATGAAAGTCCAAGAAGCAAAAGGTCTGATCAGGAGCAACCTTTTGGAGTCAAATCAAGCTGTAGTATATAGTGAACCTGAGAAAAAAGTCATGTCGCGATCCGGGGATGAGTGTGTTGTGGCTTTGACTGATCAATGGTATATCACTTATGGAGAATCAGAATGGAGGAAGGCTGCAGAGGAGTGTCTGGCCAATATGAATCTCTACTCTGATGAGACACGACATGGCTTTGAGCACACTCTCAGCTGGCTTAATCAGTGGGCTTGTTCTCGCAGTTTTGGGCTTGGAACTCGTATTCCTTGGGATGAGGAATTCTTAGTTGAGTCCTTGTCCGATTCCACTATTTATATGGCATATTACACAGTGGCACACTTCTTGCAGAAAGGGGACATGTATGGTAATGATCGTTCTTCAGTGAAACCAGAGCACTTGACAGATGAGGTCTGGGAATTCTTGTTCTGTGATGGGCCTTTTCCTGAAAATTCTTATATATCTTCTTCTCTTCTAAAGGAGATGAAGCAGGAATTTCTCTACTGGTATCCATTCGATCTTAGAGTTTCTGGCAAGGATCTTATTCAGAATCATCTTACCTTTTGCATCTATAACCACACTGCCCTCTTCCCTAAGCACCACTGGCCACGTGGTTTCAGATGCAATGGGCATATAATGCTTAACTCTGAGAAGATGTCTAAGTCCACTGGGAATTTCCGAACACTCCGGCAGGCAATTGAAGAGTTTTCAGCTGATGCCACACGCTTTTCTCTTGCTGATGCGGGTGATGGGATGGACGATGCTAATTTTGTCTTTGAAACAGCTAATGCTGCTATCTTACGTCTTACAAAAGAAATAGCATGGATGCAGGAAGTCCTTGATGCAGAGACATCTTTAAGAACTGGGCCTCCATCCACATATGCTGACCGCGTATTTgctaatgaaataaatattgcagTAAGGACTACAGAGAAGAACTATAGTGAGTACATGTTCCGGGATGCTCTGAAAACTGGTTTTTATGATCTTCAGGCTGCCAGAGATGAGTATAGGCTCTCCTGTGGTTCAGGAGGCATGAACCGGGATTTGCTATGGCGATTTATGGATGTTCAAACACGACTTATTGCTCCTATCTGTCCACACTATGCTGAGTATGCCTGGAGAAAGCTTTTGAAGAAGGATGGTTATGGCATCAAAGCTGGCTGGCCAGAGGCTGATTTGCCAGATCTTAGCCTTAAGAAGGCCAACAAATATTTGCAAGACACGATTGTCTCGATGAGGAAGCTGCTTCAGAAGCAAGTTTCTGGTTCAAAGAAAGGAAATGCCAATTTGACTAGCCAAAACAAACCTTCTGTGGGCCTGGTATATGTGGATGAGCAGTATAGTGGATGGAAAAAGGAATGTTTGGGAATCCTGCAGAGGAAATTCGACACTTCAACTGGCTCCTTTGCACCTGACAAAGAAATCCTCTCCGAATTGCAGAAGAGTGAGATCGGGCAACAAGGCAACTTCAAACAAATACAAAAGCTGTGTATGCCATTCTTGAGGTTCAAGAAAGACGAAGTAGTGGCTGTTGGGGTTCAAGCATTGGACTTGAAGCTTCCGTTTGGTGAGATTGAAGTCCTTGAGAAGAACTCGGAGTTGATCAAGAGACAGCTTGGTCTTGAGACATTGGAGATCTTATCTATGACAGATGATGCTCTAGAGAGAGCAGGGCCTCATGCTGCAGTTGTGAAGCAGAATCCTCCCTCACCAGGAAATCCAACTGCTATCTTTCTCTGA
- the LOC112940922 gene encoding B3 domain-containing protein REM19-like encodes MESEKKLEGVASPPFTIVDQLTIDNEGCKMQSQQSSVIYDVRKTVMDKEKAIAYQRAKATFKSKNPFFISFMHPSYISRSSNHLCIMLRFARTYIPENCSNIMLRVAGRGSWPVTYSTGKAQAKISIGWEAFVLDNKLKVGDVCVFEVIKGTQIFMNVTIFRAAGSMPMQETDGQFVVSFH; translated from the exons ATGGAGAGTGAGAAGAAGCTAGAGGGTGTTGCTTCACCTCCTTTCACAATTGTGGACCAATTAA CAATCGACAATGAAGGCTGCAAGATGCAGAGTCAACAATCCAGTGTAATTTATGATGTGCGCAAGACAGTAATGGATAAAGAGAAGGCTATAGCATATCAAAGAGCAAAAGCTACTTTCAAGTCAAAAAATCCATTCTTTATATCTTTTATGCATCCTTCGTATATCTCCAGATCGAGCAATCATCTG TGCATAATGTTGAGATTTGCTAGGACATATATCCCAGAAAACTGCAGCAACATAATGCTTCGTGTTGCAGGCAGGGGATCTTGGCCTGTCACATACTCTACGGGAAAAGCACAAGCTAAAATTAGCATTGGCTGGGAAGCGTTCGTGCTTGACAATAAGTTAAAAGTAGGTGATGTTTGTGTTTTTGAAGTTATTAAAGGCACTCAGATCTTCATGAATGTCACTATATTTCGCGCAGCAGGGAGCATGCCAATGCAGGAAACTGATGGGCAGTTTGTAGTTAGTTTTCATTAG
- the LOC101259709 gene encoding B3 domain-containing protein REM9-like, with the protein MLVDPNKHPSFCKLLFKQGFMDKILMPPIFIKENKKLLAKTCLLKTNVVGMSWETKIVRENSNYFICEGDWPQFVVHHKLELGDILIFFLIDKSTFHVLPYSQKTFKNSSGRGAFQELTSSSEEEHDVGIARKLKKMKMEQKESSGVVKKEEAEGGKEENVPKTTRFSVININNKDPYFEMVVRKTHSFFMTIPKSFAIWTGITKMKKMRLVNGNGNKWKLVDIVHTQQRVYMKRGWAGFRTLNRIGNGQTCRFKLIKENCCEYSVLQVQKIHKSKCLK; encoded by the exons ATGCTAGTGGATCCTAACAAGCATCCATCTTTTTGCAAACTATTATTCAAACAAGGTTTCATGGATAAAATA CTCATGCCACCtattttcatcaaagaaaacaagaaattgTTGGCCAAGACTTGCTTATTGAAAACAAATGTAGTTGGAATGTCGTGGGAAACAAAGATTGTGAGAGAAAATTCAAACTACTTCATATGTGAAGGAGATTGGCCACAATTTGTGGTGCATCATAAATTGGAGCTAGGAgacattttgatcttttttctcATCGATAAATCAACGTTCCATGTCCTGCCTTACTCTCAGAAAACATTCAAAAACTCTAGCGGCAGAGGAGCATTTCAAGAACTAACCAGTTCTTCGGAAGAGGAACATGACGTTGGAATCGCtagaaaattgaagaaaatgaaaatggaGCAAAAAGAATCGTCAG GTGttgtaaaaaaagaagaagccgAGGGcggaaaagaagaaaatgttcCAAAGACGACCAGATTCAGTGTGATCAACATAAACAATAAAGATCCATACTTTGAAATGGTTGTAAGAAAGACACATTCATTTTTTATG ACCATCCCCAAGAGCTTTGCTATATGGACGGGCATAACTAAGATGAAGAAAATGAGACTGGTAAATGGAAATGGCAACAAGTGGAAATTAGTGGACATAGTGCATACTCAGCAAAGGGTTTACATGAAAAGAGGATGGGCTGGATTTCGAACTCTTAACAGAATTGGCAATGGTCAGACTTGTCGATTCAAGTTGATTAAGGAAAATTGTTGTGAGTATAGTGTTTTACAGGTTCAGAAGATCCACAAATCCAAGTGCTTGAAATAG